The Couchioplanes caeruleus sequence CGCTGGCCCGTACGCTGCGGACCACGGACGCGAAGCAGATCGGGATCATGTACATGGTCACGTCCTTCGCCTTCTTCATGGTCGGCGGCCTGATGGCCCTGCTCATGCGCGCGGAGCTGGCCCGCCCCGGCATGCAACTGATGTCGCCGGAGCAGTACAACCAGATGTTCACGATGCACGGCACGATCATGCTGCTGTTCTTCGCGACGCCGATCGTGTTCGCCTTCGCGAACTTCGTCGTGCCGATCCAGATCGGCGCGCCCGACGTGGCGTTCCCGCGGCTCAACGCGTTCGCCTACTGGCTGTACCTGTTCGGCGGGATCATCGCCGTCGCCGCCTTCCTCACGCCGACCGGGGCGGCCGACTTCGGCTGGACCGGCTACACGCCGCTGAGCGACGACACCCACTCACCAGGGCTGGGCGGGAACATGTGGGTCGTCGGCCTGGCCCTGTCCGGGCTCGGCACCATTCTCGGCGGCGTCAACATGATCACGACGATCCTCACCCTGCGGGCGCCCGGCATGACCATGTTCCGGATGCCGATCATGACGTGGAACATCCTGGTCACCAGCGTCCTGGTGATCGCCATCTTCCCGTTCCTGGCCGCGACGCTGTTCGCCCTCGCCGCCGACCGCATCCTGGACGCGCAGGTCTTCGCGCCCGAGACCAACGGCCCGGTGCTGTGGCAGCACCTCTTCTGGTTCTTCGGCCACCCCGAGGTCTACGTGGTGGCGCTGCCGTTCTTCGGCATCATCACCGAGGTCATCCCGGTCTTCAGCCGCAAGCCGCTGTTCGGCTACAAGGGACTCGTCGGCGCGACGCTGCTGATCGCCATGCTGTCGTTCAGCGTGTGGGCGCACCACATGTTCGCCACCGGCCAGGTGCTGCTGCCGTTCTTCAGCTTCCTGAGCTTCCTGATCGCGGTGCCGACCGGCATGAAGTTCTTCGTCTGGATCGGCACGATGTGGCGCGGCCAGATCAGCTTCGAGTCACCGATGCTCTTCGCCCTCGGCTTCATGGTCACG is a genomic window containing:
- the ctaD gene encoding cytochrome c oxidase subunit I, with protein sequence MTAVEPKPVVVQPWPVRRPVRGSALARTLRTTDAKQIGIMYMVTSFAFFMVGGLMALLMRAELARPGMQLMSPEQYNQMFTMHGTIMLLFFATPIVFAFANFVVPIQIGAPDVAFPRLNAFAYWLYLFGGIIAVAAFLTPTGAADFGWTGYTPLSDDTHSPGLGGNMWVVGLALSGLGTILGGVNMITTILTLRAPGMTMFRMPIMTWNILVTSVLVIAIFPFLAATLFALAADRILDAQVFAPETNGPVLWQHLFWFFGHPEVYVVALPFFGIITEVIPVFSRKPLFGYKGLVGATLLIAMLSFSVWAHHMFATGQVLLPFFSFLSFLIAVPTGMKFFVWIGTMWRGQISFESPMLFALGFMVTFLLGGLTGVLLASPPVDFHVTDSYFVVAHFHYVLFGTIVFAVFAGVYFWFPKMFGRMLDDRLGRIHFWLTFVGFHVTFLVQHWLGAEGFPRRYADYQTGDGFTTLNMVSTVGSFVLGASTLPFLYNVWKSYKAGQLVTVDDPWGHGNSLEWATSCPPPLRNFDRMPRIRSERPAFDAKYPELAAGKQSAAGPPEGGARPLSHESDSGARYQEDTSDGQ